The Streptomyces sp. NBC_01775 genome includes a region encoding these proteins:
- a CDS encoding class I SAM-dependent methyltransferase: protein MSQATAARPEPRTLAAFEAAKGFMPLDEGLALYAAAAEATRLGLPLLEVGTYCGRSTLLLADAARAAGVTALTVDHHRGSEEQQPGWEYHDPEVVDPVVGRMDTLPTFRRTLHAAGLEDHVVALVGRSPLVAAVWGSPLGLVFIDGGHTEEHATADYEGWTPRLASGGLLVIHDVFPDPADGGQAPHHIHQRALASGAYAPESATASLRVLRRL, encoded by the coding sequence ATGAGCCAGGCCACCGCCGCCCGGCCCGAACCCCGTACGCTCGCCGCCTTCGAGGCCGCGAAGGGGTTCATGCCGCTGGACGAAGGGCTCGCGCTGTACGCGGCAGCCGCCGAGGCCACGCGGCTCGGGCTGCCCCTGCTGGAGGTGGGCACCTACTGCGGGCGCTCCACCCTTCTGCTGGCCGACGCGGCACGCGCGGCGGGTGTGACGGCTCTCACGGTCGACCACCACCGGGGAAGCGAGGAGCAGCAGCCCGGCTGGGAGTATCACGACCCGGAGGTCGTGGACCCGGTGGTGGGGCGGATGGACACGCTGCCCACCTTCCGCCGGACGCTGCACGCGGCGGGGCTTGAGGACCACGTGGTGGCGCTGGTGGGGCGCTCGCCGCTGGTCGCGGCGGTGTGGGGCAGCCCGCTCGGCCTGGTGTTCATCGACGGCGGCCACACCGAGGAGCACGCCACCGCGGACTACGAGGGGTGGACGCCTCGGCTGGCGTCCGGGGGGCTGCTGGTGATCCATGACGTCTTTCCGGATCCGGCGGACGGCGGCCAGGCCCCGCACCACATTCACCAGCGGGCGCTGGCCTCGGGCGCGTACGCGCCGGAGTCGGCGACCGCTTCGCTACGGGTCCTGCGGCGCTTGTGA